The following are encoded in a window of Chryseobacterium sp. genomic DNA:
- a CDS encoding SRPBCC family protein, producing MKILKITAYILAAFVLIWLLAAAIISGECKFEKSTVVNAPVDRVWQNTNSLKAMESWSPWQEKDPNAKKDWSGTTGQPGEQQCWQGNEAVGKGYIKVLKVDSAIKRIDIEMTFLTPYESKAMEYVTVHPNGPGIKAVWGFTSEIPFPFSPMKLFMDLEDQVGPDFTLGLQKLKALSEKP from the coding sequence ATGAAAATTCTAAAGATTACCGCTTATATATTGGCGGCATTTGTATTGATTTGGCTTCTGGCAGCAGCGATAATTTCCGGCGAATGCAAATTTGAGAAATCAACAGTAGTCAACGCACCGGTCGACAGGGTTTGGCAAAATACTAATAGCCTGAAAGCTATGGAATCCTGGAGTCCCTGGCAAGAGAAGGACCCGAATGCGAAGAAAGATTGGTCAGGCACCACGGGTCAGCCGGGCGAACAGCAGTGCTGGCAAGGTAATGAAGCGGTAGGAAAGGGCTATATAAAAGTGTTGAAAGTAGATTCTGCCATAAAAAGGATCGATATAGAAATGACGTTCCTTACTCCCTACGAAAGTAAGGCTATGGAATATGTAACAGTGCATCCAAATGGTCCCGGCATTAAAGCGGTATGGGGATTCACCTCAGAGATACCCTTTCCTTTCAGCCCCATGAAGCTCTTCATGGATCTGGAGGATCAGGTAGGGCCCGATTTCACCTTAGGTCTGCAGAAACTGAAGGCGTTATCAGAAAAACCCTAA
- a CDS encoding ABC transporter ATP-binding protein, translating into MLEAHQVKKSYDAGRKTALQDFSINVPTGSIYGLLGPNGAGKTTFIRIINQITQADSGEVFINGEKLNPSHIRDIGYMPEERGLYKNMTVGDQLLYFGELKGMTKSEALHEAKYWFEQLNIDQWWKKKLSELSKGMAQKIQFVVTVLHKPKLLILDEPFSGFDPVNANLIKDQILALKERGTTIILSTHRMESVEEMCDYVALINNSRKILDGKVFDVREQFKKNIFGVTLSDVDQQQFENFRKVHDISLFTTANELISFDISNSGNQNHLISELVRIGKIRSFDEKIPSMNEVFITAVRDCYAAPETVTFH; encoded by the coding sequence ATGTTAGAAGCACACCAGGTTAAAAAGTCATATGATGCGGGACGGAAAACCGCGCTGCAGGACTTCAGCATCAATGTTCCCACCGGCAGTATCTATGGACTGCTGGGCCCAAACGGAGCTGGAAAAACAACCTTCATCCGGATCATCAACCAAATTACCCAAGCCGACAGCGGCGAGGTTTTCATTAACGGTGAAAAGCTCAACCCCAGCCATATCCGCGATATTGGCTATATGCCCGAAGAGCGCGGGTTGTATAAGAACATGACGGTGGGCGACCAGCTGCTCTATTTTGGCGAACTTAAGGGCATGACCAAGAGCGAGGCCCTGCATGAGGCCAAATACTGGTTTGAACAGCTGAATATCGATCAGTGGTGGAAAAAAAAGCTTAGCGAACTTTCCAAAGGGATGGCACAAAAGATACAGTTCGTAGTTACGGTGCTGCACAAACCAAAACTTCTTATTCTGGATGAACCGTTTTCGGGATTCGACCCTGTGAATGCAAATCTTATCAAGGACCAGATATTGGCTTTGAAAGAACGTGGCACGACCATTATCCTGTCCACTCACCGGATGGAAAGTGTGGAAGAAATGTGCGATTATGTGGCATTAATCAATAACTCCAGAAAAATCCTGGACGGAAAGGTATTTGATGTTCGTGAACAATTCAAGAAAAATATTTTCGGGGTCACGCTTTCGGATGTGGACCAACAGCAGTTTGAAAATTTCCGCAAGGTTCATGACATTAGCCTTTTCACTACAGCAAATGAGCTTATTTCCTTTGACATCAGTAATAGCGGAAACCAGAATCATCTTATATCGGAACTTGTAAGAATTGGCAAAATACGGTCCTTTGACGAAAAGATTCCGAGTATGAATGAAGTCTTCATTACCGCTGTGCGCGATTGTTATGCCGCACCTGAAACGGTAACTTTCCATTAA
- a CDS encoding VOC family protein — MATVNVYLTFNGNCEEAFNFYKSVFGGEFPYIGRFGDMPAEGNEKMSEIEKNRIMHVSLPISQETMLMGSDTGGEWSAGFLQGNNFSISINTDSREEADRLATALSEGGVVTMPNAETFWGAYFGMWTDKFGINWMVNYDDPEKVQQ, encoded by the coding sequence ATGGCAACAGTAAATGTGTACTTAACCTTCAACGGTAATTGCGAGGAGGCTTTTAACTTCTATAAATCGGTATTTGGCGGCGAATTTCCATATATCGGGCGCTTTGGTGATATGCCTGCTGAAGGTAACGAAAAGATGTCCGAGATCGAAAAAAACCGCATTATGCATGTGTCGTTACCCATCTCGCAGGAAACGATGCTTATGGGCAGTGATACAGGCGGTGAATGGTCCGCAGGCTTCCTGCAGGGAAACAATTTCTCTATATCAATCAACACCGATTCGCGCGAAGAGGCCGACCGTCTGGCAACCGCGCTTTCGGAAGGTGGAGTGGTGACAATGCCAAACGCCGAAACCTTCTGGGGAGCTTATTTCGGAATGTGGACGGACAAATTCGGCATTAACTGGATGGTGAATTATGACGATCCTGAAAAGGTTCAACAATAA
- a CDS encoding DUF1569 domain-containing protein, which translates to MEDVFSTKDAQNYIDRINNLTPETQRKWGKMTVDQVLAHMNVPYSFIFEPEKQKKPGMIAKFLLKNFVKPKVVNNIPYKQNIPTSPVFIISDARNFEEEKKKLIGNIQRVQQLGREAFEGKTNSSFGILTAQEWNNMLAKHLNHHLQQFGV; encoded by the coding sequence ATGGAAGACGTGTTCAGCACAAAAGACGCTCAGAATTATATTGACAGGATTAACAACCTGACCCCGGAGACCCAGCGGAAGTGGGGTAAGATGACGGTAGACCAGGTTTTGGCTCATATGAACGTACCTTACTCTTTTATCTTTGAACCTGAAAAACAGAAAAAGCCTGGTATGATAGCAAAGTTTCTTCTTAAGAATTTTGTAAAGCCTAAAGTGGTAAACAACATACCTTACAAACAAAATATCCCGACAAGTCCGGTTTTTATTATTTCGGATGCCCGCAATTTTGAAGAGGAAAAGAAAAAGTTAATTGGAAATATCCAGCGCGTCCAGCAGTTGGGCCGTGAAGCTTTTGAAGGTAAAACAAATTCAAGTTTTGGGATACTGACTGCTCAAGAATGGAACAATATGCTTGCAAAGCATCTTAATCATCACTTGCAACAGTTTGGTGTTTAA
- a CDS encoding ABC transporter permease has translation MKNIFLITKREYLTQVKKKSFIILTILAPIIMIAFGAFIAVMLKANETQYTVNVIDKGGVFAGKLKSDDKLKYVYVNPASENQLVNSLKDMEETNGLLILAPLQDNRFDMLEKNSRLLVNDKIGFETKQRIVDDLSEVLRQAKIKHLNINEEEIVQLDKNFELKSSNVNDKSQVDTDLDFGVKYGLGMVLMYAVFMFIIIYGVRVMRSVLEEKNNRVVEILISSVKPFELMMGKILGVTLVALTQFSVWITMAILGALFLNTGFSAMKDNLPSGSEQVVEKVDFAQIAGEVSHILLEMNVPVVIAVFLFFFLFGYIFYSSMYAAIGSAVDNETETQQFTLFAIIPLMVGMYGSITIINNPNGPLGFWLSIIPFTSPVAMVARIPFGVPMWEIALSMFLLIMSTFLMVFIAAKVYRVGILMYGNKATMKELWKWIRN, from the coding sequence ATGAAGAATATATTTTTAATCACTAAACGTGAATACCTGACGCAGGTAAAAAAGAAATCCTTTATTATCCTCACTATTCTGGCTCCGATAATAATGATTGCATTCGGTGCCTTTATTGCCGTAATGCTGAAAGCTAATGAAACCCAGTACACTGTTAATGTAATTGACAAAGGAGGAGTCTTCGCCGGCAAACTTAAATCGGATGATAAACTGAAATATGTTTATGTAAACCCCGCGTCTGAAAATCAGCTGGTAAACAGTTTGAAAGACATGGAGGAAACCAATGGCTTGCTGATCCTGGCACCCCTGCAGGATAACAGGTTTGATATGCTGGAAAAGAATTCCAGACTGCTTGTGAACGATAAGATTGGCTTTGAGACCAAACAGCGCATTGTGGACGACTTATCGGAGGTTTTACGTCAGGCCAAGATAAAGCACCTCAATATCAATGAAGAGGAGATTGTGCAGCTCGATAAAAATTTTGAACTTAAAAGCAGTAATGTTAATGATAAGAGCCAGGTAGATACAGACCTGGATTTCGGTGTGAAGTATGGCCTTGGGATGGTCCTGATGTATGCTGTGTTTATGTTCATCATTATTTATGGTGTACGTGTTATGAGATCAGTACTGGAAGAGAAGAATAACCGTGTGGTGGAAATCCTTATTTCATCAGTAAAGCCATTTGAGCTGATGATGGGTAAGATTCTGGGTGTTACCCTGGTTGCCCTAACCCAGTTCAGCGTATGGATTACAATGGCTATTTTAGGTGCTTTATTTCTGAATACCGGATTTTCTGCCATGAAGGATAATCTGCCAAGCGGAAGTGAGCAGGTGGTGGAGAAAGTGGATTTTGCCCAAATCGCGGGAGAGGTGTCGCACATTTTGCTGGAGATGAATGTACCTGTTGTCATTGCTGTGTTTCTGTTTTTCTTCCTTTTTGGTTATATCTTTTACAGTTCCATGTATGCGGCAATCGGTTCGGCGGTCGATAATGAGACCGAAACACAACAGTTTACCCTGTTTGCGATTATACCGCTGATGGTGGGCATGTACGGCAGCATAACCATCATTAACAACCCTAATGGTCCACTTGGTTTCTGGCTGTCCATCATTCCGTTTACCTCACCTGTGGCCATGGTGGCACGCATACCATTTGGTGTGCCGATGTGGGAAATCGCGCTGTCTATGTTCCTGCTTATTATGAGCACATTTCTCATGGTTTTTATTGCGGCCAAAGTTTACCGCGTGGGCATTTTAATGTACGGAAATAAGGCAACAATGAAGGAACTCTGGAAGTGGATCAGAAACTGA
- a CDS encoding VOC family protein: MELGAFSVSLNVRDIQQSYDFYKKLGFEQMGGNIDQKWLILRNGTTVIGLFQGMFEKNILTFNPGWDQNAVNLENFQDVREIQKQLKAAGLSLDKEADENSSGPEHFVLKDPDGNVIMLDQHR; this comes from the coding sequence ATGGAACTTGGGGCATTTTCTGTAAGCCTGAATGTTCGTGACATTCAGCAATCGTATGACTTTTATAAAAAGCTGGGTTTTGAGCAAATGGGCGGAAACATTGACCAGAAATGGTTGATTTTACGAAATGGAACTACCGTTATCGGTCTTTTCCAGGGCATGTTTGAGAAGAATATTCTTACTTTCAATCCAGGCTGGGATCAGAATGCCGTTAATCTTGAAAATTTTCAGGATGTTCGGGAAATCCAAAAACAACTGAAAGCAGCCGGTTTATCTTTGGATAAGGAAGCTGATGAAAATTCCTCAGGACCGGAACACTTTGTTTTAAAGGATCCGGACGGCAATGTAATTATGCTGGACCAGCACCGCTAA
- a CDS encoding TonB-dependent receptor: MNKKVQIISLLFLGISQVAFSQIKEEKLILDRKREPEVRKIEKKKTSVETIKNYPPEEKAQNPVNYNLTNVPATSDFTTSTIEGEDISPKLGSDYQNNYLQFGMGNFGKVLFDGNVSYLLESKTEVGADAHVLSTSGLKEDYPWDSNSSRVDLGAYLNSYGEKGKFNANAGFGSHDYNYYGIYALQPDANSNLKQQVQNITLSGYYDHYSNEILNDVRLKTSFLSDKFDAKETYGGLDLNLSKHGMNFPLDGVKLHADLGLGLETLDTQFELLNQNNSNYLEGYAEPKLSFYRGKSYLMIGSGFSFLNGKTQDNQLTETVTTSKTYWFPRAEIFFAGSEKANLYLGVDGGLQHNSYASMLRDNPYLVSDQVIRPTETKYRVYFGIRGDISQDLKYDLSAGFAKVNDILFYRSNGLFSPENTLDRAAYDFANTFSATYDNGSVNEVKASLQYFPLENLVVDGNINYNFFRLNNYEDILNTPLIRAELGAKYTLLDKKLLLGFKGFFAGDQKTNYFTVEPDDLQPANFEVTEYMDGKVSGYADLNISAEYKAHRNVSVFVMGNNLLNNRYQSHNAYRVLGAQFLGGLKVTF, translated from the coding sequence ATGAATAAGAAAGTTCAAATTATATCCCTTTTGTTTTTGGGAATCTCACAGGTTGCTTTTTCTCAGATAAAAGAGGAAAAATTGATTCTGGACCGCAAACGCGAACCTGAAGTAAGAAAAATAGAGAAGAAGAAAACATCTGTTGAAACCATCAAGAATTATCCGCCTGAAGAAAAAGCTCAGAATCCGGTTAATTATAATCTTACCAACGTTCCCGCAACCTCAGACTTTACCACTTCCACAATTGAAGGTGAAGATATTTCGCCTAAATTAGGATCCGATTATCAGAATAATTATCTGCAGTTCGGAATGGGAAATTTTGGTAAGGTACTCTTCGATGGTAATGTGTCCTACCTTCTGGAAAGCAAAACCGAAGTAGGCGCAGATGCTCATGTTCTCTCTACCAGCGGTTTAAAGGAAGACTATCCATGGGACAGCAATTCAAGCCGCGTGGATTTGGGTGCCTACCTGAATTCGTATGGTGAAAAAGGAAAATTTAACGCCAATGCAGGGTTTGGCTCACATGATTACAATTACTACGGTATCTATGCATTGCAACCCGATGCAAATAGCAACCTGAAGCAGCAGGTACAGAACATCACCCTGAGCGGCTACTACGACCACTATTCCAATGAAATACTGAATGATGTCCGACTGAAGACGTCGTTTCTCTCTGATAAGTTTGATGCGAAGGAAACTTATGGTGGTTTGGATCTGAACCTCTCCAAACATGGCATGAATTTCCCGTTGGACGGAGTGAAGCTGCATGCTGACCTGGGACTTGGTTTAGAAACCCTGGATACTCAGTTTGAGTTGCTTAACCAAAATAATTCAAATTACCTTGAAGGATATGCAGAGCCTAAACTTTCCTTTTACCGGGGAAAAAGTTATTTGATGATTGGCTCCGGGTTCAGTTTCCTGAATGGGAAAACCCAGGATAACCAGCTTACAGAGACTGTAACCACCAGTAAAACCTATTGGTTCCCAAGAGCCGAGATCTTTTTCGCAGGTTCGGAAAAGGCCAACCTGTATCTCGGAGTAGACGGTGGTCTTCAGCATAATTCATATGCTTCCATGTTGCGTGACAATCCGTACTTAGTGTCCGATCAGGTTATCCGACCTACCGAAACAAAATACAGAGTCTATTTCGGGATTCGCGGAGATATAAGCCAGGACTTAAAATATGATCTGTCTGCCGGCTTTGCAAAAGTGAACGATATCCTGTTTTACAGAAGCAATGGATTGTTTTCACCTGAAAATACCCTGGATCGCGCTGCCTATGATTTTGCCAATACCTTTTCGGCAACTTACGATAACGGATCTGTAAATGAGGTTAAGGCATCCCTGCAGTATTTCCCGTTGGAAAATCTCGTTGTGGACGGGAATATAAACTACAACTTCTTCAGGCTTAATAATTATGAAGACATATTGAATACACCACTTATCCGTGCAGAACTGGGTGCTAAATATACTCTGCTGGACAAAAAACTTTTACTAGGATTTAAAGGCTTTTTTGCAGGTGACCAGAAAACAAATTACTTCACCGTGGAACCGGACGACTTACAGCCGGCCAATTTTGAAGTCACTGAATATATGGACGGCAAAGTTAGTGGTTATGCAGATCTAAATATTTCTGCTGAATATAAAGCACACCGCAATGTAAGTGTTTTTGTGATGGGTAATAACCTGCTGAACAACAGATATCAAAGCCATAACGCTTACCGTGTTCTGGGCGCACAGTTTCTGGGCGGGCTGAAGGTCACCTTTTAA
- a CDS encoding HRDC domain-containing protein — translation MKVKVLKVRIDDAFIRADQQKLDKFLAEHQILKFESAFIKESECWSVILYFEEKKPILNEEPGKKYSAPDEDELNQDEVKILDALRLWRNEKAKNQKLPSYFIATNKELLSIAKYKPAKKEELQDIKGFGKHKIENYGEEIINLVELI, via the coding sequence ATGAAAGTTAAAGTTTTAAAGGTCCGGATAGACGATGCCTTCATCCGCGCCGATCAGCAGAAGCTGGATAAGTTCCTGGCAGAGCACCAGATACTGAAGTTTGAGTCTGCTTTTATAAAGGAATCGGAGTGTTGGTCTGTAATCCTTTACTTTGAGGAGAAAAAGCCCATACTGAATGAAGAACCCGGCAAAAAGTACAGTGCGCCTGACGAAGATGAACTTAATCAGGATGAAGTGAAAATCCTGGATGCCCTTCGCTTGTGGCGGAATGAAAAAGCCAAAAACCAAAAGTTGCCGTCCTACTTTATTGCGACCAATAAGGAACTCCTTTCAATTGCCAAATACAAACCGGCTAAAAAGGAAGAGCTTCAGGACATCAAAGGTTTCGGTAAACATAAAATTGAAAATTACGGCGAGGAAATTATCAATCTGGTAGAGCTGATCTGA
- a CDS encoding tetratricopeptide repeat protein, producing MNSKKLLLAGAVFYFGLAEAQHSRYFSDRGSYTYNLAENLYQTRIFNASQYEYAQQYFYNQNLTASKKEAAQFFDNVIGVILQKNHAEKGLAAFMKEYPESAFFAQANLPLADYYLAQKDFDKALETLQNVNQYQLSRQENADYILKLGYAKFMTGDSPGAIRALEEAYENGGTENKMEIAYMLGHLYYADRQHDKAFQYFNSVKSDEKFAKLVRPYYVQMYYNEKQYDQAIAEGNTLLEDPGISEAYKAEVHKIIGESYFMKQDYSAAYPHLKSFVESKSNPSESDLYQMGFVAAELQKYEDAVSYYNQLINSKSALSQNAYYQLGNAYIQTGRKQEALSAFRSAHQMDYDSSVQKLAHEQYAKLSYDVGNPFEAAPKVIQNYIDKYPSDSKTPELRRLLVKSYLYSGDYRETLAAIDKLQNSTPETDKIDQEVSYLLGTEEFNKGNYDAAEKFFLRSLEFNINKEFNSRAHYWLGQTYYQKGNYTSAISHYENVLTGPAFPEKRQLAYDLGYAYFKARDFTKAKQYFAEYLKNPDPDFKSDAELRLADTHYANNELADAIAIYDSAGNVNDYTVFQKALALGFQGKNAEKITVLKGLISQYSGSEYVDDAQYEIGVAYSTQGDYANSNDYFGRVIKASADRDLVANAQIYRAQNYIDGNDDAKALAEFQQLGSQYRGTAFASKVVQASRPLYMKTGDVAGYQAFAQQLGVRIDAAELDEINLATAKQHYLKKEYARAIPLYEKYLSQNPTGEGLYQAQYELGESYYQTSDSTKALLTLQDVASVQSDYQEDAQTRIAQIYISQGDFAEAKKYLNGLVTSGNVNIRNFANVELMNIYAKEKNFKEAERLADLVLANNKNAPAVMESARVIKARSLMNSGKDAQSAYAALEKSSNPAVAAEALYAKAFYQNKAKSYKSSNETIFKLANNYAAEEYWGAKALVLMARNYLGLKDNYQASYTVDQIIANYQDLPEIVAEAREVKKLIK from the coding sequence ATGAATTCGAAGAAATTGTTACTGGCCGGCGCCGTTTTTTATTTTGGTTTAGCCGAAGCCCAGCACTCCAGATATTTCAGCGACCGCGGTTCATACACCTATAACCTGGCCGAAAACCTGTATCAAACAAGGATTTTTAACGCGTCTCAATACGAATATGCCCAGCAATATTTTTATAACCAGAATCTTACTGCTTCCAAAAAAGAAGCTGCGCAGTTTTTTGACAATGTAATCGGTGTCATCCTTCAAAAAAACCATGCTGAAAAGGGACTGGCCGCCTTTATGAAGGAATATCCGGAATCCGCCTTCTTCGCGCAGGCCAATCTGCCGTTGGCCGATTACTATCTGGCCCAGAAGGATTTTGACAAAGCGCTGGAGACGCTTCAGAATGTAAATCAGTATCAGCTTTCCCGACAGGAAAATGCAGATTACATCCTGAAACTGGGTTATGCCAAATTCATGACCGGCGACAGCCCGGGCGCCATCCGTGCGCTGGAGGAAGCCTATGAAAATGGCGGCACAGAAAATAAAATGGAAATAGCTTATATGTTGGGTCATCTGTATTATGCAGACCGCCAGCACGACAAGGCATTTCAGTATTTTAACAGTGTAAAGTCTGATGAAAAGTTCGCCAAACTGGTACGTCCCTATTATGTACAGATGTACTATAATGAGAAGCAGTATGACCAGGCCATCGCGGAGGGAAACACCTTGCTGGAAGATCCCGGTATTTCTGAGGCGTATAAGGCTGAAGTCCATAAAATCATAGGGGAAAGTTACTTTATGAAGCAGGACTATTCCGCTGCGTACCCGCACCTCAAGAGTTTTGTGGAAAGTAAATCCAATCCAAGCGAAAGCGACCTTTACCAGATGGGATTTGTGGCGGCAGAGCTTCAGAAATATGAAGATGCTGTTTCCTATTACAACCAGCTCATCAACAGCAAGTCAGCGCTGTCCCAAAATGCATATTACCAATTGGGGAATGCCTATATCCAGACCGGCAGGAAGCAGGAAGCCCTATCGGCGTTCCGTTCCGCACATCAGATGGACTATGACAGTAGTGTACAGAAACTGGCACATGAGCAGTATGCCAAGTTAAGCTATGACGTAGGTAACCCGTTTGAGGCTGCACCAAAGGTGATTCAGAATTATATCGATAAATATCCTTCAGATTCCAAAACACCTGAACTTCGGAGGCTGCTGGTTAAATCTTACCTTTATTCGGGAGATTACCGCGAAACTTTGGCGGCCATTGATAAACTTCAGAACTCGACCCCCGAAACAGATAAGATCGATCAGGAAGTATCTTACCTTCTGGGAACTGAGGAATTTAACAAAGGGAATTATGATGCTGCAGAAAAGTTTTTCTTAAGAAGCCTTGAATTCAACATTAATAAAGAATTCAACAGCCGTGCACACTATTGGCTGGGGCAAACCTATTATCAGAAGGGCAATTATACATCAGCAATCAGCCATTATGAGAATGTACTTACGGGCCCGGCCTTTCCCGAAAAGCGGCAGTTGGCCTATGATCTGGGCTATGCCTATTTTAAGGCAAGGGACTTCACAAAGGCAAAACAGTATTTTGCAGAATATCTGAAGAATCCTGATCCGGACTTTAAAAGTGATGCTGAACTGAGACTGGCCGACACTCATTACGCCAATAACGAACTGGCAGATGCGATTGCCATCTACGACAGTGCCGGCAATGTGAACGACTATACCGTTTTCCAGAAAGCTCTTGCACTTGGTTTCCAGGGTAAGAATGCAGAGAAAATTACCGTTCTGAAAGGACTTATTTCCCAGTATTCCGGTTCTGAATATGTGGATGATGCGCAATATGAGATAGGAGTTGCCTATTCCACGCAAGGCGATTACGCAAATTCCAATGATTATTTCGGCAGAGTAATAAAAGCGAGTGCTGACCGTGATCTTGTGGCAAATGCCCAGATTTACAGAGCTCAGAATTATATAGACGGCAATGATGATGCTAAGGCACTGGCAGAATTTCAACAACTGGGTTCCCAATACCGCGGAACCGCGTTTGCCTCCAAAGTGGTACAGGCTTCAAGGCCGCTGTATATGAAGACAGGTGATGTGGCAGGCTACCAGGCATTTGCACAGCAACTTGGAGTGAGGATAGACGCTGCCGAGCTTGATGAAATTAATCTGGCTACAGCCAAGCAGCACTATCTGAAAAAAGAATATGCCCGTGCAATTCCTTTGTATGAGAAATACCTGAGCCAAAATCCTACGGGGGAAGGACTGTACCAGGCACAGTATGAACTGGGTGAAAGTTACTACCAAACCTCTGACAGCACAAAGGCTTTACTAACACTTCAGGATGTGGCATCGGTTCAGAGTGATTACCAGGAAGATGCGCAAACGAGAATTGCACAAATCTATATTTCACAGGGTGATTTTGCTGAAGCAAAAAAATACCTGAACGGCCTTGTGACATCAGGCAATGTGAACATCAGGAATTTTGCCAATGTGGAACTGATGAACATCTACGCAAAGGAGAAAAACTTTAAAGAAGCAGAGCGTTTGGCAGATCTGGTACTTGCCAACAATAAAAATGCACCTGCAGTAATGGAAAGCGCCAGGGTTATTAAGGCCAGAAGCCTGATGAACAGCGGAAAAGATGCACAGTCTGCGTATGCCGCGCTGGAAAAGTCATCTAATCCTGCGGTTGCGGCGGAGGCACTTTATGCTAAAGCATTCTATCAGAATAAAGCGAAAAGTTACAAATCATCCAACGAGACCATCTTCAAACTGGCCAACAATTATGCAGCAGAAGAATATTGGGGTGCTAAAGCCCTCGTCCTGATGGCCCGTAACTATCTTGGACTCAAGGACAACTACCAGGCAAGTTATACTGTGGATCAGATTATTGCCAACTACCAGGACCTGCCGGAGATTGTGGCAGAAGCACGTGAAGTTAAAAAACTCATTAAGTAA
- a CDS encoding single-stranded DNA-binding protein — protein sequence MSLRNRVTLIGHTGKEVEVINFEKGMKASVSLATNDFYTNAMGEKVEETQWHSLVAFGKTAEIMQKYVQKGKEIAVEGKLMYRSYEKDGQKMYITEIRVEELVLLGSK from the coding sequence ATGTCACTAAGAAACAGAGTAACCCTAATCGGTCACACAGGAAAAGAAGTCGAAGTTATCAACTTTGAAAAAGGAATGAAAGCCAGTGTATCGCTGGCAACCAACGACTTTTATACCAACGCCATGGGCGAGAAAGTAGAGGAGACCCAATGGCATTCATTGGTAGCCTTCGGTAAAACCGCGGAGATTATGCAGAAATATGTGCAGAAAGGTAAGGAAATCGCGGTAGAAGGAAAACTCATGTACCGTTCCTATGAAAAAGACGGTCAAAAAATGTACATAACAGAGATACGCGTTGAAGAACTTGTTCTCCTGGGAAGTAAATAG